From Acidipropionibacterium acidipropionici, one genomic window encodes:
- a CDS encoding serine hydrolase domain-containing protein, protein MSLTAADLAPAIDATAAALTRAGTRPHSLLVRQHDRTLADLRWAPWDTEEPCLVYSCSKTFTSAAVGMAVEDGAFGYQDTLVDLWPEVADAAGPRASRIRIRDALAMATGHSQEQADEVATAMAWHRRPVGDETARAFLAAEPEHDPGSSFAYNNLATWMLSRIVARTTGRDVAELLTRRVLDPIGIGPVPWTRDLDGFPLGFSGMHLRPDQLARFAQLLLDDGVHRGRRLLPAEWIAGHRVSHIDSDGDTGTDWGMGYGWQVWRGLHGYRIDGAMGQLALILPEADAVIVTTNNIDGAQPVLDAVWAHLWPALEARGSGLNDDVEPYRRTLEVAPVAGEPAPERTVRATTGAGDRLVIRPTGGGWTVDLTRTDGGRFAIRVGCGQWLHTHLRLADGELEVAASGGWAGPELTIDLAVVTTPHTLRLRWGPDGLSEQWDTEPLNPGGLFGQARPAPGR, encoded by the coding sequence ATGAGCCTCACCGCCGCGGACCTCGCCCCTGCGATCGACGCCACCGCCGCCGCCCTCACCAGGGCCGGAACCAGGCCCCACAGCCTGCTGGTGCGCCAGCACGACCGGACCCTGGCCGATCTGCGGTGGGCGCCCTGGGACACCGAGGAACCCTGCCTCGTCTACTCCTGCTCGAAGACCTTCACCTCGGCGGCGGTCGGCATGGCCGTCGAGGACGGGGCCTTCGGCTACCAGGACACGCTGGTCGACCTGTGGCCCGAGGTGGCTGACGCGGCCGGGCCCAGGGCGTCGCGGATCCGGATCCGCGACGCGCTGGCGATGGCCACCGGCCACAGCCAGGAGCAGGCCGACGAGGTGGCCACCGCGATGGCCTGGCACCGCCGCCCGGTCGGCGACGAGACCGCCCGCGCCTTCCTGGCCGCCGAGCCGGAGCACGATCCTGGCAGCTCCTTCGCCTACAACAACCTGGCCACCTGGATGCTGTCGCGGATCGTGGCCCGGACCACCGGGCGCGACGTCGCCGAGCTCCTCACCCGGCGGGTGCTGGATCCGATCGGCATCGGCCCGGTGCCCTGGACCAGGGATCTCGACGGTTTTCCGCTGGGCTTCTCGGGTATGCATCTGAGGCCCGATCAGCTCGCCCGTTTCGCCCAGCTGCTGCTGGACGACGGCGTCCACCGGGGCAGGCGGCTCCTGCCGGCCGAGTGGATCGCCGGCCACCGCGTCTCCCACATCGACTCCGACGGGGACACCGGCACCGACTGGGGAATGGGCTACGGCTGGCAGGTCTGGCGCGGCCTGCACGGCTACCGGATCGACGGGGCCATGGGCCAGCTGGCACTGATCCTGCCCGAGGCGGACGCCGTGATCGTCACCACGAACAATATCGACGGCGCACAGCCGGTGCTCGACGCCGTGTGGGCCCACCTGTGGCCCGCTCTGGAGGCCCGTGGCTCCGGGCTCAACGACGACGTCGAGCCCTACCGTCGGACCCTGGAGGTGGCGCCGGTGGCCGGGGAGCCGGCGCCGGAGCGCACGGTCCGGGCCACCACCGGCGCCGGGGATCGGCTGGTGATCAGGCCCACCGGTGGCGGCTGGACCGTCGATCTCACCCGCACCGACGGCGGGCGGTTCGCGATCCGGGTGGGCTGCGGGCAGTGGCTGCACACCCACCTCCGGCTGGCCGACGGCGAGCTGGAGGTCGCCGCCTCGGGAGGATGGGCGGGTCCCGAACTGACCATCGACCTGGCCGTGGTCACCACCCCGCACACCCTGCGGCTGCGGTGGGGCCCCGACGGGTTGAGCGAGCAGTGGGACACCGAACCGCTCAACCCGGGGGGCCTGTTCGGCCAGGCGCGCCCGGCGCCCGGCCGCTGA
- a CDS encoding M50 family metallopeptidase, producing the protein MTVLLEILGALAFFALIIVSVLLHECGHFIPAKIFGVKVTEYFAGFGPRIWSVKRGETEYGFKWIPLGGYVKLVGMYPRHVERRRHNRLTRLADEAHEVEAEDIGPGDEGRIFSDKPVWQRLVIMSGGILTNLLLAFLIFWAVFGIYGRTGQTTTVATVQECVIAADRADQHCRAGDPETPARQMGLRSGDTIVSFNGHAITSWEQLSDLIRANRDRPAAIVVERSGQRVSLPVADTRINQVADRLDPGKTVEAGFLGFSPDTEIIHSGPIDTADQMWTMSQQALYALVRLPVLTWNVASDMVTGQARDVNSPMSIVGASRVAGDVAGDKALGLGDKVAIGGSLLGSLNLFLFWLNVVPLPPMDGGHIAGAVYESIKRAIWRLRGKADPGPADTAMMLPVAWAIGVAMVLMGAVLIVADIVSPVKIL; encoded by the coding sequence GTGACTGTGCTTCTCGAGATCCTGGGCGCCCTGGCCTTCTTCGCGCTCATCATCGTGTCCGTCCTGCTCCACGAGTGCGGTCACTTCATCCCGGCCAAGATCTTCGGCGTCAAGGTCACCGAGTACTTCGCCGGCTTCGGTCCGAGGATCTGGTCGGTGAAGCGCGGCGAGACCGAGTACGGCTTCAAGTGGATCCCGCTGGGCGGTTACGTGAAGCTCGTCGGGATGTACCCGCGCCATGTCGAGAGACGCCGGCACAACCGGCTCACCAGGCTGGCCGACGAGGCCCACGAGGTGGAGGCCGAGGACATCGGACCCGGCGACGAGGGCCGGATCTTCAGCGACAAGCCGGTCTGGCAGCGTCTGGTGATCATGAGCGGCGGCATTCTCACCAACCTGCTGCTGGCCTTCCTCATCTTCTGGGCGGTGTTCGGCATCTACGGGCGCACCGGGCAGACCACGACGGTGGCCACCGTCCAGGAGTGCGTCATCGCCGCCGACCGCGCCGACCAGCACTGCCGCGCCGGTGATCCGGAGACCCCCGCCCGGCAGATGGGGCTGCGCAGCGGGGACACCATCGTCTCCTTCAACGGCCACGCGATCACCTCCTGGGAGCAGCTCTCCGATCTCATCCGGGCCAACCGGGACAGGCCGGCCGCCATCGTGGTGGAGCGCTCCGGGCAGCGGGTGAGCCTTCCGGTGGCCGACACCCGGATCAACCAGGTCGCCGACCGCCTGGATCCCGGCAAGACCGTCGAGGCGGGATTCCTCGGCTTCAGCCCGGACACCGAGATCATCCATTCGGGGCCGATCGACACCGCCGATCAGATGTGGACGATGTCGCAGCAGGCCCTCTACGCCCTGGTCCGGCTGCCGGTGCTCACCTGGAACGTGGCCTCCGACATGGTCACCGGGCAGGCCCGTGACGTCAACAGCCCGATGAGCATCGTCGGTGCCTCCCGGGTCGCCGGGGACGTCGCCGGCGACAAGGCGCTGGGACTGGGCGACAAGGTGGCGATCGGCGGGAGCCTGCTGGGCTCCCTCAACCTCTTCCTGTTCTGGCTCAACGTCGTGCCGCTGCCGCCGATGGACGGCGGGCATATCGCCGGCGCCGTCTACGAGTCGATCAAGAGGGCCATCTGGCGGCTGCGCGGCAAGGCCGATCCCGGGCCCGCCGACACCGCCATGATGCTGCCGGTGGCCTGGGCGATCGGCGTCGCGATGGTGCTGATGGGGGCGGTCCTCATCGTCGCCGACATCGTCTCCCCGGTGAAGATCCTCTGA
- the ispG gene encoding flavodoxin-dependent (E)-4-hydroxy-3-methylbut-2-enyl-diphosphate synthase: MSVNLGMPKPPVPTLAPRRPTRQIRVGDVLVGGDAPISVQSMTTTKTHDIGATLQQIAALTAAGCDIVRVACPTDKDAAALPIIAQQSQIPVIADIHFQPKYVFEAIEAGCGAVRVNPGNIRKFHDQIADICKAATEHRVSLRIGVNAGSLDPRLLAKYGSPTAEALVESALWEASLFEAVGFRDFKISVKHHDPVVMIKAYEQLSEQCDYPLHLGVTEAGPAFQGTIKSSVAFGHLLAEGIGDTIRVSLSADPVEEVKVGIKILEALNLRERGLEIVSCPSCGRCQVDVLTLANQVTDALEGLDAPLRVAVMGCVVNGLGEGREADLGVAAGNGKGKIFMHGEVIRTVPEHEIVPTIVEEANRLASQMSEAGAPAVSVS, encoded by the coding sequence ATGAGCGTCAATCTGGGCATGCCCAAACCCCCCGTCCCCACCTTGGCGCCGCGCCGCCCCACCCGTCAGATCCGGGTCGGCGACGTGCTGGTCGGGGGAGACGCCCCCATCTCGGTGCAGTCGATGACGACCACCAAGACCCACGACATCGGCGCCACGCTCCAGCAGATCGCCGCCCTGACCGCCGCCGGCTGCGACATCGTCCGGGTGGCCTGTCCCACCGACAAGGACGCCGCCGCCCTTCCGATCATCGCCCAGCAGTCCCAGATCCCGGTGATCGCCGACATCCACTTCCAGCCGAAGTACGTCTTCGAGGCCATCGAGGCCGGATGCGGCGCGGTGCGCGTCAACCCCGGCAATATCCGCAAATTCCACGACCAGATCGCCGACATCTGCAAGGCCGCCACTGAGCACCGGGTGAGCCTGAGGATCGGCGTCAACGCCGGATCCCTGGACCCCCGCCTGCTGGCCAAGTACGGATCCCCGACCGCCGAGGCGCTCGTCGAGTCGGCCCTCTGGGAGGCCAGTCTCTTCGAGGCCGTGGGCTTTAGGGATTTCAAGATCTCGGTCAAGCACCACGACCCGGTCGTGATGATCAAGGCCTACGAGCAGCTCTCCGAGCAGTGCGACTACCCGCTGCACCTCGGCGTCACCGAGGCCGGCCCCGCCTTCCAGGGGACCATCAAGTCCTCGGTGGCCTTCGGGCATCTGCTCGCCGAGGGGATCGGCGACACCATCCGCGTCTCGCTGTCGGCGGATCCGGTCGAGGAGGTCAAGGTCGGCATCAAGATCCTGGAGGCCCTCAACCTGCGCGAGCGCGGCCTGGAGATCGTGTCCTGCCCCTCCTGCGGGCGCTGCCAGGTGGACGTGCTCACCCTGGCCAACCAGGTCACCGACGCCCTGGAGGGTCTGGACGCCCCGCTGCGCGTCGCCGTCATGGGATGCGTGGTCAACGGGCTCGGCGAGGGCCGGGAGGCCGATCTCGGCGTGGCGGCCGGCAACGGCAAGGGCAAGATCTTCATGCACGGCGAGGTGATCCGCACCGTTCCCGAGCACGAGATCGTGCCCACCATCGTCGAGGAGGCGAACCGGCTCGCCTCGCAGATGAGCGAGGCCGGCGCCCCCGCGGTCTCGGTCTCCTGA
- a CDS encoding GNAT family N-acetyltransferase: MSTRIRVLDDADLPAARELASADPVTNVFLLSRMTEGGLDRSRLGCPVHGAWRDGELLAMLHVGANLVPCGDPEAVAQLAGHVGPWRRSSSIMGRSDLVMALHAELSRRWGHPWAHTREIRAHQPLMAIDGQPAIACDPRVRRIDESDFDSYFRAAVAMYTEEVGVSPLDPGGSYSRHMRALVARGQCFGIVDDGRVRWKSDIGVAWRDVCQIQGVWLDPVLRGHGTSASAMAGVVSLCLRSHSTVSLYVNDFNTRALRMYRQVGFRPVGEMATVLY; this comes from the coding sequence ATGAGCACCCGGATCCGGGTGCTCGACGACGCCGACCTGCCGGCCGCCCGCGAGCTGGCGTCGGCCGATCCCGTCACCAACGTCTTCCTGCTCTCCCGGATGACCGAGGGCGGCCTGGACCGCTCCCGTCTCGGATGCCCCGTTCACGGGGCGTGGCGCGACGGCGAACTGCTGGCGATGCTCCACGTGGGCGCCAACCTGGTGCCCTGCGGGGATCCTGAGGCCGTCGCGCAGCTGGCCGGGCATGTCGGGCCGTGGCGGCGCTCCTCCTCGATCATGGGGCGCTCGGATCTTGTGATGGCGCTGCACGCCGAGCTGTCGCGACGCTGGGGGCATCCGTGGGCGCACACCCGCGAGATCCGCGCCCACCAGCCCCTCATGGCGATCGACGGCCAGCCGGCGATCGCCTGCGACCCACGGGTCCGCAGGATCGACGAGTCCGACTTCGACTCCTACTTCCGGGCCGCGGTGGCCATGTACACCGAGGAGGTCGGCGTCTCCCCGCTGGACCCCGGCGGCTCCTACAGCAGGCACATGCGTGCCCTGGTGGCCCGCGGCCAGTGCTTCGGCATCGTCGACGACGGCCGGGTCCGATGGAAGTCCGACATCGGCGTCGCATGGCGCGACGTCTGCCAGATCCAGGGGGTGTGGCTGGATCCCGTGCTGCGCGGGCACGGCACCTCGGCGTCCGCCATGGCGGGAGTGGTGAGCCTGTGCCTGCGCAGCCACTCCACGGTCTCCCTGTACGTCAACGACTTCAACACCCGCGCGCTGCGGATGTACCGGCAGGTCGGCTTCCGTCCGGTCGGGGAGATGGCCACCGTCCTCTACTGA
- a CDS encoding multicopper oxidase family protein has product MSAEPVPESQARLRALAETGGLALPSSPTAPRRLSVIDARDLAEGRVLPICARPFRTRLHADLPDTEIWGYEGSVPGPTIVVRSGHPVRIDWGNALVSEDAGGSDERAALPYDVVRVPPQPGGVADTVRIATLPGGRMQAHGRHGPANAYPMLEGTDQIRSATVVHLHGSLTDGHNDGWAHNVALPGRWTRCSYPNGQESATLWYHDHAMAVTRFSVFAGLAGFYLIRDDVEESLHLPSGNRELVLAIRDANLETEAGAADSFVPTGRLLYKQAGIGTGDAAAEIPVTGPYTLVNGKIWPTHEARPGWQRLRLLNASNARILRLALYDTTDEAIPADSDPLPARSDGGFGDDPTAFGMHRLPEALVVIGTDAGLLPAPVVAPGGAVNLGPGERMDVLVDLAPLAGRTLELRNESATALNPQPGQTDATAMQIRVGSGPVDDPFTLPESLSPNPRWKLLPDNRVVVGPDPDHDVVTPEQQVWLVVAPPGTEGNGHPQLWEMADVSDLPPDQVGANDVIRLSGGKGGKPMVLRAAAKLFDDTVNVMIADGAWVRWNVVHLGGPAHPMHIHMTSFQMIERLAWKLDQKTGNVPGFDPATGSTPSPLPVPGAGPAIDPVTGGTKDTWVVQPGEVVSVLGRFGGATGEFMYHCHILDHEDHTMMRPFVVLPRDILAMHDGHGSGGHDHG; this is encoded by the coding sequence ATGTCTGCAGAACCCGTCCCGGAGTCCCAGGCCAGGCTGCGCGCACTCGCCGAGACCGGCGGCCTCGCACTGCCCTCCTCCCCCACGGCCCCGCGCAGGCTGTCGGTGATCGACGCCCGGGATCTTGCCGAGGGCCGGGTGCTGCCGATCTGCGCCCGACCGTTCCGCACCCGGCTGCACGCCGACCTGCCCGACACCGAGATCTGGGGCTACGAGGGTTCGGTGCCCGGCCCCACCATCGTGGTGCGCTCGGGCCATCCGGTGCGCATCGACTGGGGTAACGCCCTGGTGAGCGAGGACGCGGGCGGCTCGGACGAGCGGGCGGCCCTGCCCTATGACGTGGTGCGGGTGCCTCCGCAGCCCGGCGGCGTGGCCGACACCGTCCGGATCGCCACCCTTCCCGGAGGCCGCATGCAGGCCCACGGCCGGCACGGCCCGGCGAACGCCTACCCCATGCTGGAGGGCACCGACCAGATCCGATCGGCCACCGTCGTCCACCTGCACGGATCCCTGACCGACGGCCACAACGACGGCTGGGCGCACAACGTCGCCCTGCCGGGCCGCTGGACGCGCTGCTCCTACCCAAACGGCCAGGAGTCGGCGACGCTGTGGTACCACGACCACGCCATGGCGGTGACCCGCTTCAGCGTCTTCGCCGGCCTGGCCGGTTTCTACCTGATCCGCGACGACGTCGAGGAGTCCCTGCACCTGCCCTCCGGAAACCGGGAGCTGGTCCTTGCGATCCGCGACGCGAACCTGGAGACCGAGGCCGGTGCGGCCGACTCCTTCGTCCCGACCGGAAGACTCCTGTACAAGCAGGCCGGGATCGGCACCGGCGACGCGGCGGCCGAGATCCCGGTCACCGGTCCCTACACGCTGGTGAACGGCAAGATCTGGCCGACCCATGAGGCCCGGCCCGGCTGGCAGCGGCTGCGGCTCCTCAACGCCTCCAACGCGCGGATCCTCAGGCTGGCCCTCTACGACACCACCGATGAGGCCATCCCGGCCGACAGCGATCCGCTGCCGGCCCGCTCCGACGGCGGATTCGGCGACGACCCCACCGCCTTCGGGATGCACCGGCTGCCCGAGGCCCTGGTGGTGATCGGCACCGACGCCGGCCTGCTGCCCGCACCGGTGGTGGCACCCGGAGGCGCGGTGAATCTGGGCCCGGGCGAGCGGATGGATGTCCTGGTGGACCTGGCGCCCCTGGCCGGACGGACCCTGGAGCTGCGCAATGAGAGCGCCACCGCGCTGAACCCGCAGCCGGGCCAGACCGACGCCACGGCGATGCAGATCAGGGTCGGCTCGGGACCGGTCGACGACCCGTTCACGCTGCCCGAGTCGCTGTCCCCGAACCCCCGCTGGAAGCTGCTGCCCGACAACCGGGTGGTGGTCGGGCCCGATCCCGACCACGACGTCGTGACCCCCGAGCAGCAGGTCTGGCTCGTGGTCGCCCCGCCCGGGACCGAGGGCAACGGTCACCCCCAGCTGTGGGAGATGGCCGACGTCAGCGACCTGCCGCCCGACCAGGTCGGTGCCAACGACGTCATCCGGCTGTCCGGTGGGAAGGGCGGGAAGCCGATGGTGCTGCGCGCCGCGGCGAAACTCTTCGACGACACCGTCAACGTCATGATCGCCGACGGGGCGTGGGTGCGGTGGAACGTCGTCCACCTCGGCGGCCCGGCCCATCCGATGCACATCCACATGACGTCCTTCCAGATGATCGAGCGCCTCGCCTGGAAGCTGGATCAGAAGACCGGCAATGTGCCCGGCTTCGATCCGGCCACCGGCTCCACCCCCTCCCCACTCCCGGTCCCCGGTGCCGGGCCGGCGATCGACCCGGTGACCGGCGGCACGAAGGACACCTGGGTGGTCCAGCCCGGCGAGGTGGTGAGCGTGCTGGGACGCTTCGGCGGCGCGACGGGAGAGTTCATGTACCACTGCCACATCCTCGATCACGAGGACCACACGATGATGCGGCCCTTCGTGGTGCTGCCCCGCGACATCCTGGCCATGCATGACGGCCACGGTTCGGGCGGCCATGACCATGGCTGA